From Pseudodesulfovibrio sp. JC047, one genomic window encodes:
- a CDS encoding sigma-54 dependent transcriptional regulator — translation MAKVLVIDDDRLICDALMELVRNIGHEAECALSVKEGLAKNLSEEFDVVFLDIRLPDGSGLDMLPQLRELPIPPEVIILTGVGDPDGAELAIRNGAWDYLQKPLSPKKILLPLQRVLKYRDTLRNEGSNQLSLKRCGIVGSGPAISLALERLGMAAHSDASLLLTGETGTGKELFARALHENSKRSRGPFIIVDCASIPANLLESTLFGHVKGAFTGADRASCGLVLEANGGTLFLDEIGEMPLPLQKKLLRVLQERKYRPVGGCQEVTSNFRLVAATHRDLNEMVQKGLFRSDLWYRLGAMSITLPALRERKEDFEELTRHFAQRICDKNAIPPKTFSDDFMEALSRYDWPGNIREFTNVLENAMISAYGHTELFANHLPERLRIAMLKHDLVANDDASSASGYVETSYDQCGTLPPYKEYRNHVLEKADKWYFSRLMEAACWDIERACSLSGLRKSRVYDQLKQSGIEKE, via the coding sequence ATGGCCAAGGTGCTGGTGATAGATGATGATCGTTTGATTTGTGACGCACTCATGGAATTGGTTCGGAATATCGGCCATGAAGCGGAATGTGCATTGAGTGTGAAGGAAGGATTGGCGAAGAATCTTTCCGAAGAATTTGATGTGGTTTTTCTGGATATCCGGCTTCCGGACGGCAGTGGGTTGGATATGTTGCCGCAACTCAGGGAACTGCCGATTCCCCCTGAAGTCATTATTCTCACCGGCGTTGGAGATCCCGACGGTGCGGAACTGGCGATTCGGAACGGTGCCTGGGATTATCTGCAAAAGCCGCTTTCTCCCAAGAAAATTCTCCTGCCGCTGCAACGGGTGCTCAAATATCGGGATACCCTGCGCAATGAAGGTTCGAATCAATTGTCATTGAAACGGTGTGGCATTGTTGGAAGCGGACCGGCCATCAGCCTTGCTTTGGAACGTCTTGGAATGGCTGCACACAGTGATGCCAGTTTGTTGCTCACCGGGGAAACCGGAACAGGCAAGGAGCTTTTTGCCCGGGCGCTTCATGAGAATAGCAAACGGAGCCGAGGACCGTTCATCATTGTGGATTGTGCATCGATTCCGGCAAATTTGTTGGAAAGTACACTCTTTGGTCATGTCAAAGGGGCCTTTACCGGCGCGGATCGGGCCAGTTGCGGTCTTGTCCTTGAAGCCAACGGGGGCACGCTCTTCTTGGATGAAATTGGTGAGATGCCATTGCCGTTGCAAAAAAAGTTGCTGCGGGTGTTGCAAGAGCGGAAATACCGTCCGGTCGGAGGCTGTCAGGAAGTCACCAGTAATTTCCGGTTAGTGGCTGCAACACATCGGGATTTGAATGAAATGGTGCAAAAAGGCCTTTTCCGTAGCGATCTTTGGTATCGCCTCGGCGCCATGAGCATTACGCTTCCCGCACTCCGAGAGCGCAAGGAAGATTTTGAAGAATTGACCCGACATTTTGCCCAACGCATCTGTGATAAAAATGCGATTCCTCCCAAGACGTTTTCCGATGATTTCATGGAGGCCCTTTCTCGGTACGATTGGCCCGGGAATATTCGTGAATTCACCAATGTCCTCGAAAATGCGATGATAAGTGCCTACGGTCATACTGAGTTGTTTGCGAATCACCTGCCGGAACGATTGCGGATCGCGATGTTGAAGCACGATCTTGTCGCCAATGATGACGCCTCTTCCGCATCGGGATATGTCGAGACCTCATACGATCAGTGTGGGACATTGCCCCCCTACAAGGAATATCGAAATCATGTCCTTGAAAAGGCCGACAAATGGTACTTTTCTCGGCTGATGGAAGCCGCCTGTTGGGATATCGAACGGGCCTGCTCTCTTTCGGGACTTCGTAAAAGTCGTGTGTACGATCAGCTCAAACAATCCGGCATCGAAAAGGAGTAG